One genomic segment of Belonocnema kinseyi isolate 2016_QV_RU_SX_M_011 chromosome 2, B_treatae_v1, whole genome shotgun sequence includes these proteins:
- the LOC117168213 gene encoding MOB kinase activator-like 3 isoform X2, which yields MAALSGFVEFFQKGKTFRPKKKFAYGTLRYSLHKQAQASLNSGINLRGVVKLPPGEDLSDWIAVHVVDFFNRINLIYGTVSEYCDSATCPTMSGGARFEYLWADGEKYKKPTALPAPQYVSLLMDWIENQINNENVFPVSTDVPFPKTFIPLCRKILTRLFRVFVHVYIHHFDRIVAIGAEAHVNTCYKHFYYFVTEFELINHKELEPLAEMTSKVCKDPTSSPTQVTVPTSTHAR from the exons ATGGCTGCGCTAAGcggtttcgttgaattttttcaaaaaggaaag ACATTCAGGCCTAAAAAGAAATTTGCTTATGGTACTTTGCGGTATTCGTTGCATAAACAAGCACAAGCTTCACTCAATTCTGGTATCAATTTACGAGGAGTCGTTAAGCTGCCACCCGGAGAGGATTTGAGTGATTGGATAGCTGTTCATG TGGTAGACTTCTTCAACAGGATAAATCTTATATATGGTACGGTTTCCGAATATTGCGATTCTGCGACATGCCCGACAATGAGTGGTGGAGCACGATTTGAATATTTGTGGGCTGATGGTGAGAAATATAAGAAACCAACTGCCTTACCCGCTCCTCAATATGTCAGCCTGCTCATGGATtggattgaaaatcaaattaataacGAAAATGTCTTTCCAGTATCAACGG ATGTACCATTTCCGAAAACCTTTATACCCTTGTGTAGAAAAATTTTGACTCGGTTGTTCCGGGTATTCGTCCATGTTTATATTCACCATTTTGACAGAATCGTCGCTATTGGAGCg GAAGCTCATGTCAACACCTGCTATAAGCACTTTTACTACTTCGTCACAGAATTCGAGTTAATAAATCATAAAGAACTGGAGCCTTTAGCCGAAATGACATCAAAAGTATGCAAAGATCCAACATCTTCTCCGACTCAAGTCACGGTACCAACTAGTACACACGCAAGATAG
- the LOC117168213 gene encoding MOB kinase activator-like 3 isoform X1 produces MAALSGFVEFFQKGKVRTFRPKKKFAYGTLRYSLHKQAQASLNSGINLRGVVKLPPGEDLSDWIAVHVVDFFNRINLIYGTVSEYCDSATCPTMSGGARFEYLWADGEKYKKPTALPAPQYVSLLMDWIENQINNENVFPVSTDVPFPKTFIPLCRKILTRLFRVFVHVYIHHFDRIVAIGAEAHVNTCYKHFYYFVTEFELINHKELEPLAEMTSKVCKDPTSSPTQVTVPTSTHAR; encoded by the exons ATGGCTGCGCTAAGcggtttcgttgaattttttcaaaaaggaaaggTAAGG ACATTCAGGCCTAAAAAGAAATTTGCTTATGGTACTTTGCGGTATTCGTTGCATAAACAAGCACAAGCTTCACTCAATTCTGGTATCAATTTACGAGGAGTCGTTAAGCTGCCACCCGGAGAGGATTTGAGTGATTGGATAGCTGTTCATG TGGTAGACTTCTTCAACAGGATAAATCTTATATATGGTACGGTTTCCGAATATTGCGATTCTGCGACATGCCCGACAATGAGTGGTGGAGCACGATTTGAATATTTGTGGGCTGATGGTGAGAAATATAAGAAACCAACTGCCTTACCCGCTCCTCAATATGTCAGCCTGCTCATGGATtggattgaaaatcaaattaataacGAAAATGTCTTTCCAGTATCAACGG ATGTACCATTTCCGAAAACCTTTATACCCTTGTGTAGAAAAATTTTGACTCGGTTGTTCCGGGTATTCGTCCATGTTTATATTCACCATTTTGACAGAATCGTCGCTATTGGAGCg GAAGCTCATGTCAACACCTGCTATAAGCACTTTTACTACTTCGTCACAGAATTCGAGTTAATAAATCATAAAGAACTGGAGCCTTTAGCCGAAATGACATCAAAAGTATGCAAAGATCCAACATCTTCTCCGACTCAAGTCACGGTACCAACTAGTACACACGCAAGATAG